TGTCTGGATATACACTTAGTGGCTTGATATTTGCAGCTTTAAAAACTCAAGGTGTTGGTATTCAAGGCATTGGTTTAGCAGCCCTTGGTTGTGGTATTACCTTTATAGTTGCCCGTCAAATTGGTTCAAATCTTTCGGAACAAGATGGTTTGGCTTTGACGAAAACCATCAGTCTTGGCATTATCGCCTTAGTGGTTGTCTGTCTCACTCAATTTGTCTTTGTTTTATTTGGTATTTATACACCAACTTGGTTAGAAATCGCTATTTCTGGTCTAGGAGTATTTCTATTTGCTGGTGCATCCGTCGTCGATTTCTACATCTTGCCACGTACTTATCGGAATGACCAGTATTTACCCGCCGCTTTGTCAATGTACCTCACCTACATCAACCTATTTATTTTTATTTTGCGGTTGTTAATTGCTATCAATAGTCGTGATTAAACACCTTTGATTGGCTATGTGAGGACGATAGGGGGTAGGGGCGCAAGGCCTTGCGCCCCGGAGGATCATTCAACGAAGCCAAAAACCCTGATTTTACCGCTTAATCCTACCATTGGCGATTCTGTTCCTTAGTCGTGATTAAACACTTTTGATTGGCTATGTGAGGACGATAGGGGGTAGGGGCGCAAGGCCTTGCGCCCCGGAAGATCATTCAACGAAGCCAAAAACCCTGATTTTACCATGCGCCATTCTGTATCCTTTGAGCGGGGATCTGAATCTTTCAATTCTCATAGTTGACAATCCAGGTATGTTTTTTAACTTATTATTAAGTAGGTGAAAGAATTTGCCCAACTACAGTTAAAATCAAAGAGCGATATTTGGCGTGCAGCCACGTCTTAGCGTCAATGCCTATAATCAAAAACGCTTTATCTTGAGCAAGCATTATGGATGTCCTAGAAATCAAACGCGAAATCGAAACGTTGTCTAGCCGCCTGGGTAAAACCCAGGACTATCTTTGACGTACCTGCACTCACAGCCAAAATTCAAGACCTGGAAAAAATCTCAGCCCAGCCAGAATTTTGGAATGACCAAACCCAAGCCCAAGAAACGCTGCAAGAACTGAATGATCTCAAAGCCCACATTCAGCAATATGATAAATGGCAAGCCAGTTTGGAAGATACTAAGGCTGTTGTTGATCTGTTAGAATTAGAGACTGACGAATCTTTATTACAAGAAGCCGAATCTACCATTATCAAGCTCAATCACGAACTTGATCAATGGGAGTTACAACAATTACTATCTGGTCCCTACGACGATAAAGGGGCAGTGCTGACAATTAACGCTGGTGCCGGTGGTACAGATGCTCAAGACTGGGCATTTATGCTGATGCGAATGTACACCCGTTGGGCAGAATCCCACGGGTACAAGGTAGCCTTAGCTGAAGAATCAGAGGGTGATGAAGCGGGGATCAAGTCGGCTACATTGGAAATTACAGGTCGCTATGCCTATGGTTATTTGCGCTCAGAAATGGGTACACATCGCTTAGTCAGAATTTCACCCTTTAACGCCAACGGTAAGCGCCAAACTAGTTTTGCAGGGGTGGAAGTAATGCCGCAAATAGACAATTCTGTACAGTTGGAAATTCCAGATAAGGATTTGGAAATCACCACAACTCGCTCAGGTGGTAAAGGTGGGCAAAACGTCAACAAAGTAGAAACAGCAGTGCGGGTAGTTCACCTTCCCACTGGTCTGGCTGTGCGCTGTACAGAAGAGCGATCGCAACTCCAAAATAAAGAAAAAGCCCTCACCCGCCTCAAAGCAAAGCTGTTAGTCATCGCCCGAGAACAACGCGCCCAAGAAATTGCCGAAATTCGCGGTGATATGGTCGAAGCTTCTTGGGGCAACCAAATCCGTAACTATGTGTTCCACCCTTACCAAATGGTGAAAGATTTACGTACAAGTACTGAAACAACAGCTATTACCGATGTCATGAACGGCGACCTTGACACCTTCATTCAAGCCTATCTGCGGCAAGAAAACCAGCTAGTAGACAGTACCCCCGCCTAATTTGTCATTTGTCATTTGTCAGTTGTCATTTGTCATTTGTCACCCCAATCCCCAATCCCCAATCCCCAATCCCCAATCCCCAATCCCCAATCCCCAATTTATGAGCAACTCTCCTTCACCGGAACCTCAACCTAGCTACGTCAAACTCGCCATGCGAAACATGGTGCGGAAGGGTGGCACCTCTTTGAAGCATTTTGCGCTGACCACGATAGGGTTGTTAGCTGTCTTCGTCGGCCTTGCTTATTTAACTCACTGACAATAAACTAAAACTGTTCCCAACCCCAAGTGCCTAGGAGACTTCATTGGTGGTGCAAGTTGAACTAGATGTGCAGGATTGTTTTTACGAGTCATCCCCAGAAAAATCTGTAGGTTTTGGGGACGCTGATGCTCGAATTTCTGCCCAAACTTGGGAAGATTGGTTTTATCGCTGGTTGGAATTGCTTCAATCTGACCTCCCACCGGCGTCAAGTTACGAAATCGGGCTACGTTTGACTGACGATGCTGAAATTCAGGCGCTTAACGCTCAGTATCGTCACCAAAACAAGCCGACAGACGTTTTAGCTTTTGCGGCTTTAGAGGTAGATTGTCCTCAAAGTGAAGAAATGCTGACCTCCACACCACTATATCTAGGAGATATAGTAATATCTATAGATACAGCACAACGTCAAGCTCAAGAACAGGAGCATAGTTTGCCCACAGAGCTTGCTTGGTTAAGCGCTCACGGGTTATTACATCTGTTGGGCTGGGATCATCCTGATGAAGAAAGCTTGATGAAAATGTTAAAAAAGCAAGTAATTTTGCTGGATTGCATCAGTATTTCTATTAATTTAGAATAACAGTGGTGTTTGTATCTACAAGTTTTAAATTTTAGTTATTTTCTTATAATAGTTCTGTAGAAAATTGCCTCAAAGTTGATTAGGCGATTAAAATCAGCTCATATTACCACCTTAACAACTGCATTTTTGGATTTTTAAGCCTATGTCTCAACAAGTGTCCCCGCCACCAACGTCAAACGGCTTACCAACAATTGTGACTCAAGAACGACAACTGTCCTGGCAAGTAGCGTCCAATTTATTCGTTAGTTTTAAGTATGCTTGGGCTGGAATCAGCTATTGTTTTACAACGCAGCGAAATTTTCGCATCCATGTAAGTGTTTGTACTTTGGCAATCGGCCTAAGTATTTTTTTGGATCTCAAAGCGGTGGAAATAGCAGTAATTGGGGTAACAAGTGGCTTAGTTTTGGCTTTAGAGTTACTCAATACAGCCCTGGAGTCAGTGGTGGACTTAACGGTGAAGCAGACATATCATGAGTTGGCGAAAATTGCCAAAGACTGTGCTGCTGGTGCTGTGTTGGTTTCGGCTTTAGTAGCCCTGCTGGTAGCTGGTATGCTCTTACTACCGCCGCTGTTAATTTTAATTAGCTCGGCTTTGTAGGTTTATTTGCTAATTTATTTCTGTGCTAGGTTTTGGGCTGCTTGAGCCTGGATATATATTCTGTGTCTCTGTGTCAAAAAAAATTCCTGGTGATTTTCGCTGATTGATCATGTTTAGCTTGAACAGCAAGAAGCCTCACACTTACCGCGTTCGCGTTAGCGTTCCGAAGGAAAGCGGAAGTGTTGAGATGAATTGCGCTTGAGTTGACGACAGTTCTGTGACCAATTTCTCCCGTTCGCGGAGCGTGCCGAAGGCATAGGGAGAACTCTTAACAGAACAGGTCGAAAACGAGCAATCATTATGTTATACTCTTTTATAGCAAACGTCGTTTACTCTAATATGTTAAGAGTTGTCAAAGTCAGGTTATATCCAGATGCCCAACAACAGCAGTCTCTAGCGCAAGCTTTTGGCTGTTGTCGTTGGCTTTGGAATTACTGTCTGAATTTGATGAACCAAACATACAAACAGACAGGTAAGGGGTTGTCTGGATACGCAGTAAAAAAGATAATTCCCCAGTTAAAGAAAGAGTATGAATGGTTAACGCTAACCTACTCACAATGTTTACAACAGGTTTGCTTAAATCTGGGTGTAGCTATTATTTAAGTCTGCCCAAAATAGGTGACGTATCAGCAATAATTCATAGACCTATCGAGGGGAAAGTCAAGACTGTAACCATATCTAAAAACTGTTCCAATCAATACTTTGCGGCTATTCTGTTTGATGACGGTAAGGATAAACCTGAATCAAATGCAGAAGGTAAAGCAATAGGTATTGATTTGGGTTTGACTCACTTTGCTGTTACTAGCGATGGTTCTAAGTTTGACAATCCTAGAATACTCAACAAACATGAGAAGAATTTAAAACTTAAACAGCAACAGCTATCTAGAAAACAGAAAGGTTCTCAAAATCGAATCAAGGCTAGGAAAAAAGTTGCTAGAGTTCATAGAAAAATAACTAACTGCCGAGACGATTTTCTGCACAAGCTATCTCGTAGGATAGTGAACGAAAGCCAAGTTATTGTGGTTGAGAATCTCAATGTCAAGGGCATGATGCAAAATCATAAACTAGCTAAATCCATCCATCAAGTTGGATGGGGAATGTTTTGCACAATGCTGAAATACAAGGCAGAGATGGAAGGAAAAATATATCAGGAAGTCGATAGATTCTTTCCCAGTTCAAAAACCTGTCATGTGTGCTTAAACCAAGTCGGTAGTTTACCGCTAGATGTAAGATTCTGGACTTGCGAAAACTGCCATACAAAGCATGATCGGGATGTGAATGCAGCTATTAACCTCAGAGATGAGGGACTACGAATTTTGACCTCTGGAACGGGGGATAAAGCCTGTTGCCCAGATGTAAGTCGGAGTAAGGGAGGACGCAAGAAATCCACTACTGCGCTTTCTGTTGGACAGGAAGCCTACACTGTACCGTCAGGTCAGTGTAGGTAGTTCACGGTGTGCAATTTTGGTGAAAATAAAACAAAATGGCATGTGCGATCGCCACCAGGAGTTATAAGCTGTGATTATAGTCATCGACAATTACGATAGTTTTACATATAACTTAGTGCAGTATCTGGGAGAACTGGCGGCTGAGTTCCCCGTAGCAGAGAATATTAAAGTTTTTCGCAACGACAAAATATCAGTAGACGAGATTCGGGAATTAAATCCAGCTATCGTCGTTATTTCTCCAGGACCAGGGCGTCCGGAAGATGCGGGAATATCCCTAGATATTATTGAACAGCTAGGACCAACCTTGCCAATTTTGGGTGTATGTTTGGGGCATCAAAGTATTGGTCAAGTTTTCGGTGGTAAAATCGTTTCGGCTCCAGAGTTGATGCATGGCAAAACTTCTCAGGTATCTCATACTGGGGTAGGGGTTTTCCGAGGATTAGAAAATCCCTTGACCGCAACCAGATATCATAGTCTGGTGATTGACCGCGAGACTTGCCCTGATGTTTTGGAAATCACTGCTTGGGTTGAAGATGGCACCATTATGGGAGTGCGACACCGGAACTATCCTCATATTGAGGGCGTCCAGTTTCACCCAGAGAGTGTCCTGACATCTTCAGGTAAGCACTTGCTGCGAAACTTTCTGGAACAATTACCGAAAAATTGGGTCTAAAGCCAAGTCCACTTCGGCACGCTCAGTGCTACGCTTCTATGACGGCTTTTTGGTACAATAGTGGCAACAGGCAGGGCATTGTCTGTTGTTGCTGTTTGAATCCAGAATCCCTGAACTTTCTCTTCTGTGAGTATGTCAAATCCTTGAGAGTAATTCATGAAACGACGACAGTTGATGGGCTATGCTGGAGCGGGTTTGGTAACAGCTTTAGTTAATTCTTGGGGTTCCTTTGAGGCTGACGCACAATCTAGCGGTTTATCAGTTCAGTGGTTGGGTCATACTTGCTTTCTGTTTACTGGTAACGGACTCAAAGTTCTCGTCAATCCATTTCGATCCATCGGCTGTACTGCTGGGTATCGTCCACCCAAGGTGAAGGCTGATTTAGTCCTCATTAGCAGTCAACTGCTGGATGAAGGCGAGGTGGGAGGACTACCAGGTAATCCTAAGCTAATATATGAACCAGGAGCTTACGAGTTCAAAGGCTTGAAGTTACAAGGTATTGCTATAGACCATGATCGCAAAGGTGGTAAGCAGTTTGGCATCAATACCGCTTGGACATGGACACAAGGTGCTGTGAAAATCCTTCACTTAGGAGGAGCAGCAGGACCGATTTCCATTGAGCAAAAAATCCTCATGGGGCGTCCCGATGTAGCATTTATCCCCGTGGGGGGTAGTGATAAAGCCTACAATGCCGAAGAAGCCAAAAAGGTGGTTGGGGTGTTAAATCCCAAGCTGGTGATTCCCACCCATTATCGTACACAGGCGGCAGATCCGGCTGCGTGCGGTATTTCCACAGTGGATGATTTTCTCACCTTGATGAAGGACACGACAGTGATTCGTAGTAATGGCGATACCATTGCTATTAGATCTGATAAGTTACCCGATAATAGGGCGATTCAGATTTTGAGTTACAAGTTTTAATCAGAGTACAGGGATTGGGGATTGGGGGAAAACTTTCATTCTAATCCCTAATCCCTAATCCCTAATCCCTAATCCCTAATCCCTAATCCCTAATCCTGATATGGGTTGCCTAGTGTATCCACAGAGACGTTATAGGATAAAGGTAAGCGACCAGGATTTAAGCGGGGTTCGGCTGCATATCCTACAGGTACTAAAACTGCGATCGCTAAATCTGAATTATCCGCCGCACCGATTACTGCTTTCACCTGCTCCTCAACCCAACCATTCATAAAGCAAGTCGATAAGCCCAAACTTTCCGCAGCTAAGACCAAATGCGTAGAAGCAATGATAGCATCTTTAATAGCATATTCGCGCCGCTTATCTCCCAGACCCGCTTGAAATTGCGGAACGGCACTTTTAAAGTAGTTGACTGTACCTTCATTCCAAGCCCCAAGCTGGAGTGCTGTCTCCAGAATGGGGGTTAAGTCTTGTTCCCCTGCAGTTGGATCGGCTGCAAAAACAAATGTCACAGGTGCTTGGACAATTTGTTTTTGATTCCAAGATGCTGCTGATAGTGCGGCTTTTTGTGCCTCATCTTGAACCAGGATAATCCGCCAGGCTTGGACATTAAAACTGCTAGGAGCAGCGACGGTCAACTCTACCAATTGCTTTAGCAGTTCTGGGGCTATGGGGTCTGACTTAAAATTTTTGATGGAACGACGCTGAATAATGGCGCTGGGTACATCTAAAGCTTGAACTTGGGTAATCGGATTCATGAGATTCTCCTGATTGTGGGATGATACTTTAGTGCTTTTGATTATCGGGTACGGGACTTCCCAAAAATAGATTAGCCATTTGTACATTTGTAGGGGCGCAAGGCCTTGCGCCCTGGAAATAGGATTTAATTGGAAATCCCTTCAATGAGTTGTGGCTATGTTATATTGGTGGGAATTAGGTATTGAGTAGTTGCTCGCTAGGAGCAGCCCAAAATGGATAGTCTGTATATCCCTTTTCACCGCCACCATAAAAGGTTGTTGGATCTGCCGGATTCAAGGGTGCATTCACAGCCAAGCGTTGGGGTAAATCGGGATTGGCGATAAATGGGACACCAAAGGCGACTAAATCTGCTGCTTGATTTGCTAGTACAGCATCACCTCTTTCACGGGTATAACCACCATTAACAATGAGTGTACCTGTAAAGCGATCGCGTAGATCACTAGTTGGCACAATTATTCCACCATGTCTAATATCTGCCTCTGTAGCCTCATAAATATGCAAATATGCCAAATTAAATCGGTTTAATGCTTGAGCTACATAACCAAAGGTCTCTAGGGGATGGGAATCACGCATATCGTTAAATGTCCCACTGGGGGAAATACGCACTCCTACTCGGTTAGTATCCCACACACTGGTTACTGCCTCAGTTACCTCTAACAGGAATCGGGAGCGATTCTCAATCACACCGCCATACTCATCTGTACGCTGATTAGTGCTATCACGGAGAAATTGGTCAATTAAATAACCATTGGCCGCGTGAATTTCTACACCGTCAAACCCATCGGCTAGGGCGTTTGCTGCTGCTTGGCGATACTGTTCGACAATCCCCGAAATTTCTGGCTCTTCCGTACTTAGCGTGCTGAATTTGTTAAAAAATAAGTTTGAAACCCTTGTGTGGCTCCGATAAAAGCCATTATTTTTTGTATTTGAGCTACTGTTACTAAAAATCAAATTATAAACGCCTGTAAGCCTTGTTATTAAAGCAATTTAATCGACTTTCATTAATAATTAAGCACGCTACACACGCAAGAGCCACATTTGTAATGGATGACATAATTGTCCTCCTGATTTAATTCGGTCATTCGATATTGTCGAATAATTGAAATATACGACATTCTAGGATAAAATGCAAGCATGAGATTTTTGTATCACCCAGAGAGAAAAGACATTTCTTTATCTGGAGTACTGTATGCCTTGGGCGACCCAGTACGCCTAGAAATTGTGCGCCTGTTAGCGACTAAGGGGGAGCAATGTTGTGCTGGGTTTGATTTTGCGATCGCCAAGTCTACAATGTCAAATCACTTTAAAATTTTGCGAGAATCGGGGATAGTCTTGACTCATAAAGAAGGCACACACCACATCAATCGCCTGCGACGAGAGGATTTAGAGGCGCTCTTTCCGGGTTTGTTGGAGGTGGTATTGCGATCGGCTCAACCATTACCTATTTGCGCTGCAAGAGGTAAGCAAAAAACATCATAGGATAAGTTCGTAACGAAATGAAAATAAAGTCTACCGTTCGTAGTTGCACTTTAGCGCTAAAGCGCAACTACGAACCAAAACGCCACGAATTTATGAAAGTGGCGATATATCCCAAGCTATCGCGATTATTCCCAATAACCGCACCCTAACTGACGGACACCACTACCGTCACAAAGATTAAAATTGCTTAACACTTCGTTACAGTAGAGACATCGAGAGAGATGAAACCAAACCTCTCGGCGACCAAATCAAAGGTGGACGACATGAATGGTACAATACGCGTTGGCAATCTTTTTGGCATTCCTTTCTATATCCATCCATCGTGGTTTTTAGTTTTAGGCTTGGTAACTTGGAGTTATAGCAGTGGACTAGCAGCCCAATTTCCTCTATTATCTGGGGGATTAGCGTTGCTACTAGGATTGATGACAGCGCTGTTGTTATTCGCCTCTGTCGTCGCCCATGAATTAGGACACAGTTTCGTAGCTATTCGCCAGGGAATTGATGTCAAATCCATCACATTATTTATTTTTGGTGGGTTAGCCAGCTTAGACAAAGAATCGAAAACCCCAGGTGAAGCTTTTTGGGTGGCGATCGCCGGGCCTTTAGTCAGCTTACTGTTGTGTGGTATCGTCACAGGCGTTGGTGTAGCGACTGCAGCATCAGGACCAATAGCAGCGATTCTCAGTGTTTTAGCTTCTGTTAACTTGGCATTAGCCCTATTTAACCTAATTCCTGGCTTGCCCTTAGATGGCGGAAATATACTGAAGGCAATTGTGTGGAAGATTACAGGAAATCCTTATAAAGGCGTGGCTTTTGCTAGTCGAGTTGGGCAAATATTTGGTTGGGTAGCAGTTGCGTCTGGTGTAATTCCAGTCATATTATTTGGTAGCCTTGGGAACATTTGGAACTTGTTAGTCGGGTTCTTCTTACTGCAAAATGCAGGAAATTCAGCACAATTTGCGAGGGTACAGGAACAACTCACAGGTTTAACAGCTGGGGATGCTGTCACCGCGAATAGTCCGATTATTTCTGCTAATATTACCCTCAGAGAATTTGCTGATCAACAGATCATGAGCGGGGAAAACTGGCATCGCTTCTTAGTGACAGATGATGAGGGACAATTAGTAGGTGCGATCGCCACTGATGATTTGCGAACCATCCCTACAACACAATGGTCAGAAACTCAAGTCAAAGAAGTCATGGGACGAATTGCAGAATCTACCACAGTCAAATCTGATCAACCCTTGTTAGAAGCAATGCGCTTACTCGAACAACAACAACTATCTACACTTACCGTAATTCGTGATAACGGTGTGCTAGTGGGAATTTTAGAAAAAGCAGCGATTATTCAACTAATTCAAAACCGATACCAACCTCACCCCGCATAGTTTTCTCGTTTAACTGGGGATTAGGGATTAGGGATTGGGGATTGGGGACACTTCGACAAGCTCAGTGCATCGCTGGGGACTGGGGGGGGGAGTATTGACAACTCCTCACTCCTCACTCCTCACTCCTAACTTTTTGCTTAAGCATGTAGTTTCTCAACCAAATACCGTTGTTCTTCTTGCTGTTTTTCGTGTTCCACAACAAATACATTTGAGTAAAGATTAGCGAGAATTTGTTTTCCTTGTTGTGTCAATGACAGATAATGCAGTCCATCTTTGATGTAGGGATAGACACCATTCCAGTAAAACTTGGCGTAGTTCTTGCGTAAATCGGCTGGGGTTTTATAGTTCAAAATTTTATTCATCCCAGTTTCTTCAAACTCATAGAATAAAGAAGTGATTTTCTTCAAGTAACGTGGGTCACTTAATTGCCCAATTAAATCAGCTGCGCGTACTAATCCCGCAAAACTTTTTGTTTCTTGATGGTCTTCAGCCGCTGGTACAGGAAATCGGGTCAATTCAATATTACTCTTAATTACATCCGCATCAATCAATTTATGTCCGCCAAACCGCTCATCGATGAAAAGTTTTGCCCGATCAACATGATAGGGTGTCAGGCTAGCATCTGAAGCGCCTGCAGGCAGAGAAATCATTCTACCATATTGACCTGTCGCATAAAAGCCTTCGACTTCTTTATCCTGTTGACAAACTCCTTTAACATAACCAATATCATGACAGACTAAGGAAATGATAAAGTGTAACCAATCTTCACTCGAAACACCACCTTCGCGGATGTGTTTACCACGTAAAACTTCCTGTCCTACAAGGGTGACGAGAACGGTGTGTTCAACATTGTGGTAGAGGGCGTCACTATTGGCAATATTTTCTAAAGCCATGCTACCAGCCCAAGCTATGATATCTTGATAATCATGTTTTAAGCAGCCATAGGTGCGTCGGTAGCCTTCTCGAATTTGATTGACAAAAGCATCTATTAAAATCTCAGTCGCATTGAACATATTGTTTACTCACCTGAATAAGAATTATTTAGCAGTTATCAGTTATGTATCTGAGTTATCAGTTATCAATCAAGAAAGCGCATGACCCTGACGGAGAAAAACTACACCATTCATTGGTGTGCTGATGCTGAAAAAATACGCTTGATAACTGTTACTGGTGTACTGTTAACTGTTCACTGATTTAATGGTTGGTTTCAAAATTTCCGAATTAGCTTTGCTTTAGCTGTAATTGATGACAATGGATATCTCTCCTTTTTAGCGTAGATTTAGGTGTAGCCGCTAGCTGTCTTTATGCCTTGATTACAGGATAGGCGATGCTGGCATCGAAGTGCAAAGGTATACACTACTTTTTCCGTGATAAGAGCATAATGTGGACTATGGCGTGTGGATATACTTCGGAGTCATCAGTTTTTCACCAATATTCCCTGGGTGGCGGTGATCTAAATACAAAAGGGGGGTGATGTGAGTCAATAATCACGGAAATATGAAATAATTAAGTAAATATACTGCTGCCAATTTTTTTGCTGATTCGTAAACATTTACGACTAAGGGAACTCCAAAAAATAAATTATCCGCCGGTGCGTCAGTACCAATAATTTCTGGTAATGTGAAGAATTTCTCGCTCTTGACGCACCCTAAATATGGAATATTTGTTTATTTGCAAGTCCCTAAAGCTGCGTGTCATATTTTTTCGTAGGGGTTATCAAAAGTCTCAAGTGTGACATACTCCCACACTGACTGCAAGCAGTACAGTGTGGGCTTCTCATCCAATCCAGCTATTGCTGAGGAGGCGATGAGCTCACTTTAGAGTCCACGAGATGCCCCTCCGCAGACTTGAACAATACAAAAATGTTCAACACCTGTGTACTGTCAGAGTTTTACCTACCCACAGAATCGACACACAAATGCCTGTTACTGGGTAGAACCCCATACTCTGAGTTGTCTTGGCGCAGCCTCTCCCTTTGGGAGAAGGTTCAGATTAAGAATGACCAGCATTTTCGGCTTTGCCATCCAGTATCATTGTAATAGAAATATCATTACAGTGTAATGGTAAAAGTAAATTTAAATATCCGTGTAGAACAATCAGAGATGGAAATATTAGAAAGCTATGCAAAGCATTCAGGAAGAACCAAAACAGATATTATTCGTGAATACATTAGGAACTTGGCGAAAAGTCGCCCACCCCATCACCCATCTGATTGAAATCAAATATTGTTCGGGGGTGGAACTCCGCACTTCGTGCCGCTCCGCTAACATCGCCCAAAAATTCATCTCATCGCTCCTGCTTTCCTTCGGAACGCTAACGCGAACGCAGTGAGCGAGAGGCTTCTTTTTGTTCAAGCTAAAAAATCTCGATTTTTGACCCTTGACCCTCCGAATTTTAGATTTTGGATACTTCTCTACGAACGCGAGTGCGTGTCGTAGACAGAGGCTACGCCAACGACTTCCCTGCGGGACGCTGCGCGAACGCTCAGTACAAGTTTTGGATTTTAGATTTTTTGGGGTACAAGCAAGACCCCAGGTGTCTGTAAAAATCTAAAAGACGCTTCTACGTCGCTCTCAGCGCAGCTATACCGTAGGCTTGACCACTGACAACTGATACCGAAGAGTCAAACTGAATTTGAGCTAAATGCTAAGATATATCAGTTATTTTAGGTATAAATCTTGATTGACAAAATGAGCTTTAGGGTTATAAATAACGAAAGTGCTGCAGTGGTCATGAAACCATGAGTTTGCTCATGGCTGTCAAGCCAGAACTATCAGGTTGATAATTTCCCAAAATGCGTCATAGTTAATATAAAGTAATGAATTTAAAACTTTCTTAAGAAAATATCAGTAGTTTTATTTGAATTCACAGGAACTGGAGGTGTGACGGTGAGCGACGAAAGTTTGACAAAAATCGAAGTCCAAGAACCTGTTACCCTTGAGGATAATG
The Gloeotrichia echinulata CP02 DNA segment above includes these coding regions:
- a CDS encoding Npun_R2479 family HD domain-containing metalloprotein, with the protein product MFNATEILIDAFVNQIREGYRRTYGCLKHDYQDIIAWAGSMALENIANSDALYHNVEHTVLVTLVGQEVLRGKHIREGGVSSEDWLHFIISLVCHDIGYVKGVCQQDKEVEGFYATGQYGRMISLPAGASDASLTPYHVDRAKLFIDERFGGHKLIDADVIKSNIELTRFPVPAAEDHQETKSFAGLVRAADLIGQLSDPRYLKKITSLFYEFEETGMNKILNYKTPADLRKNYAKFYWNGVYPYIKDGLHYLSLTQQGKQILANLYSNVFVVEHEKQQEEQRYLVEKLHA